Proteins encoded together in one Drosophila albomicans strain 15112-1751.03 chromosome 2R, ASM965048v2, whole genome shotgun sequence window:
- the LOC117576702 gene encoding uncharacterized protein LOC117576702 isoform X2 gives MNARRPRLSREAALFYDYDSVKRKLLEIANNRPGTNVARAISTYNETPSVSSLIMVLEEISKNTDFSTDLRLSVSYYMDEFLRQIDCPTVPRRSIIAAAGNVLQYCGKIYGDRVEFVHQKVENQIEALIYADPKKVENGNNNGNVGESKKPDETRKRRTKKLAQKDFDPFSFQMEPKKFKTLSEEKHFSRTGFETNKNRNRTIEHMYHDHTPSRLWEHEPIIDPDNPYERDDKKNYKLFTYHPEPRYNTLLPDIPFERLNLIKEYVNMNQMDVSDTLHENLSNKEYLDEYIALENQMLASRYGETTGRKATMDDVFNKPSKRLHENAELSLVLEDIEEPSHKRRHTEDADEKLKDKMEDTLLVDTLNALSLVGPPETTTIDESPIEEQSVLNNTLESCGLLVLEESSQLPKDLSELNLTEPDKKEPDSIDFLQIDSGIGMEDVSDFPSADNIDEQRLQSLSPKVMVHDILPGVPDKANLSVRVDAEMLALSGINEQLEEIVDVPRDVRYPIVNNIFGLPVNRLRRECIFKLGKEYDLFKKARLPSKRVGEPRKPAATREFNNSPTADLTSNDDSPLDWPLDRMEFDKDQNFKGFRRPTYDSGIDHEELRPESTHIASDANSIVDVETEDQPDLTPLDVEQLTEEIQQVRVAQELLEDDKPQPEMLEGIIALDKTVEENKSIDVLPEIGENKTIVLLEDNKCDMSATAMDIDECEPGMDTLDEDLSDESIDLNKESTSIDAFSEAKINDWHRRIAPTLEAAHERQNFSIQDVGDEVIRKCQEQEGEATLADVMADKDDTELCRYLLSSLLLTNQGNVALKIDKRDKNEPIDAKDFKMLLLSTERRQLNPEDDIGNVRSSNARTTPTVPATTSSPIVKSKRGRCNDDGQNVNVKTVRLIKPIPKAHMRPEDADSGISSLPTSASYTNDT, from the exons ATGAACGCACGTCGCCCGCGGCTAAGTCGAGAGGCGGCTTTATTTTATG aCTATGACAGTGTGAAGCGAAAACTGCTGGAAATTGCGAATAATAGGCCGGGCACCAATGTGGCCAGAGCGATTTCCACGTACAATGAAACTCCGAGTGTATCCTCGCTGATCATGGTGTTGgaagaaatatcaaaaaatacgGATTTCTCCACCGATTTGCGTCTCTCCGTCAGCTAC tatATGGATGAGTTTTTGCGACAAATCGATTGTCCAACGGTGCCGAGAAGATCCATTATTGCAGCCGCCGGTAACGTGTTGCAATATTGCGGTAAAATCTATGGAGATCGTGTAGAATTCGTGCACCAAAAAGTGGAGAATCAGATTGAGGCACTAATTTATGCAGATCCCAAAAAGGTGGAGAATGGCAACAATAACGG cAATGTTGGCGAGTCTAAGAAACCCGATGAAACGCGTAAGCGCCGTACAAAGAAATTGGCGCAGAAGGACTTCGATCCATTCAGTTTTCAAATGGAACCGAAAAAGTTCAAAACCCTTTCCGAGGAGAAGCACTTTAGTCGCACCGGGTTTGAGACgaataaaaatcgaaatcgtACCATTGAACACATGTATCATGATCATACTCCGAGCAGGCTGTGGGAACATGAACCTATAATAGACCCAGATAATCCCTATGAAAGGGATgataaaaagaattataaGTTATTTACCTACCATCCAGAGCCTagatataatacccttttaccagATATTCCATTCGAACGCCTCAATTTGATTAAGGAATATGTGAATATGAATCAGATGGATGTGTCGGATACTTTACATGAGAATCTCTCAAACAAAGAGTACCTGGATGAGTATATCGCATTGGAAAATCAAATGCTTGCTTCGCGTTATGGTGAAACAACTGGACGAAAAGCTACCATGGATGACGTATTTAATAAGCCTTCCAAGCGATTGCACGAAAATGCAGAGTTGTCGTTAGTTTTGGAAGACATCGAAGAGCCGTCGCATAAACGAAGACACACCGAGGATGCTGATGAGAAGCTGAAGGATAAAATGG AAGATACATTGCTAGTGGATACGTTGAATGCCTTATCATTGGTCGGACCACCTGAAACGACCACCATTGATGAAAGTCCAATCGAAGAGCAGTCCGTCCTTAATAATACTCTGGAATCCTGTGGATTGCTCGTCTTGGAAGAGTCGTCGCAACTCCCGAAAGATTTATCCGAATTAAATCTGACTGAACCTGACAAGAAAGAACCTGATAGCATCGATTTCCTGCAGATTGATTCGGGTATTGGCATGGAGGATGTGAGCGATTTTCCATCAGCAG ATAACATTGATGAGCAGCGTCTGCAATCGCTATCGCCCAAGGTTATGGTACATGACATCTTGCCGGGTGTGCCCGATAAAGCCAACCTAAGCGTACGCGTCGATGCTGAAATGCTCGCCCTCAGTGGTATCAATGAACAGCTTGAGGAAATTGTCGATGTGCCGCGCGATGTTCGCTATCCCATTGTGAACAACATCTTTGGGCTGCCAGTGAATAGACTCAGACGAGAATGCATATTTAAGCTAGGCAAAGAATACGATCTGTTCAAGAAAGCG cgtTTGCCAAGTAAGCGAGTTGGTGAGCCGAGAAAACCTGCAGCAACTAGAGAGTTTAACAACTCCCCTACAGCGGATTTAACATCTAACGATGATAGTCCCTTAGATTGGCCCTTGGATCGAATGGAATTTGATAAGGACCAGA ACTTTAAAGGGTTCAGACGACCAACGTATGACTCTGGTATCGATCACGAAGAGCTAAGACCAGAGTCAACTCATATTGCATCGGATGCAAATAGTATTGTTGATGTGGAAACTGAAGATCAGCCGGATTTGACACCGCTAGATGTTGAGCAGCTCACGGAAGAGATTCAACAAGTCAGAGTAGCGCAAGAGCTTCTAGAAGATGACAAACCACAGCCTGAGATGTTAGAAGGAATAATAGCATTAGACAAAACAGTGGAAGAAAATAAGTCGATTGATGTTTTGCCAGAAATCGGAGAGAACAAGACAATAGTTCTTTTAGAGGATAATAAATGCGACATGTCAGCAACAGCCATGGATATTGACGAATGCGAACCAGGCATGGATACATTAGATGAGGATCTAAGCGATGAAAGCATAGACCTTAACAAAGAATCAACCAGCATAGATGCGTTTTCCGAAGCTAAG ATTAACGACTGGCATCGGCGAATAGCGCCCACATTGGAAGCGGCGCATGAACGACAAAACTTTAGTATTCAGGATGTGGGCGATGAGGTTATCAGAAAGTGTCAGGAGCAGGAGGGAGAAGCTACACTGGCCGATGTGATGGCCGATAAAGATGACACGGAACTATGTCGCTATTTGCTATCATCACTATTACTA ACAAACCAGGGAAATGTCGCGCTCAAAATTGACAAGCGGGACAAAAATGAGCCAATTGACGCAAAGGATTTTAAAATGCTATTGCTTAGTACTGAGAGGAGACAACTCAATCCAGAGGATGATATTGGAAACGTGCGCAGCAGTAATGCAAGGACTACACCGACGgtgccagcaacaacatcttCTCCAATCGTTAAATCGAAGCGAGGCCGATGCAATGACGACGGGCAAAACGTAAATGTAAAGACAGTGCGACTTATAAAACCTATACCCAAGGCGCACATGCGTCCAGAAGATGCTGACTCTGGCATATCATCTTTGCCAACATCAGCATCATATACCAATGACACGTAG
- the LOC117576702 gene encoding uncharacterized protein LOC117576702 isoform X1 — protein MNARRPRLSREAALFYDYDSVKRKLLEIANNRPGTNVARAISTYNETPSVSSLIMVLEEISKNTDFSTDLRLSVSYYMDEFLRQIDCPTVPRRSIIAAAGNVLQYCGKIYGDRVEFVHQKVENQIEALIYADPKKVENGNNNGNVGESKKPDETRKRRTKKLAQKDFDPFSFQMEPKKFKTLSEEKHFSRTGFETNKNRNRTIEHMYHDHTPSRLWEHEPIIDPDNPYERDDKKNYKLFTYHPEPRYNTLLPDIPFERLNLIKEYVNMNQMDVSDTLHENLSNKEYLDEYIALENQMLASRYGETTGRKATMDDVFNKPSKRLHENAELSLVLEDIEEPSHKRRHTEDADEKLKDKMEDTLLVDTLNALSLVGPPETTTIDESPIEEQSVLNNTLESCGLLVLEESSQLPKDLSELNLTEPDKKEPDSIDFLQIDSGIGMEDVSDFPSAECCAAQSFDDEGVVLTDNIDEQRLQSLSPKVMVHDILPGVPDKANLSVRVDAEMLALSGINEQLEEIVDVPRDVRYPIVNNIFGLPVNRLRRECIFKLGKEYDLFKKARLPSKRVGEPRKPAATREFNNSPTADLTSNDDSPLDWPLDRMEFDKDQNFKGFRRPTYDSGIDHEELRPESTHIASDANSIVDVETEDQPDLTPLDVEQLTEEIQQVRVAQELLEDDKPQPEMLEGIIALDKTVEENKSIDVLPEIGENKTIVLLEDNKCDMSATAMDIDECEPGMDTLDEDLSDESIDLNKESTSIDAFSEAKINDWHRRIAPTLEAAHERQNFSIQDVGDEVIRKCQEQEGEATLADVMADKDDTELCRYLLSSLLLTNQGNVALKIDKRDKNEPIDAKDFKMLLLSTERRQLNPEDDIGNVRSSNARTTPTVPATTSSPIVKSKRGRCNDDGQNVNVKTVRLIKPIPKAHMRPEDADSGISSLPTSASYTNDT, from the exons ATGAACGCACGTCGCCCGCGGCTAAGTCGAGAGGCGGCTTTATTTTATG aCTATGACAGTGTGAAGCGAAAACTGCTGGAAATTGCGAATAATAGGCCGGGCACCAATGTGGCCAGAGCGATTTCCACGTACAATGAAACTCCGAGTGTATCCTCGCTGATCATGGTGTTGgaagaaatatcaaaaaatacgGATTTCTCCACCGATTTGCGTCTCTCCGTCAGCTAC tatATGGATGAGTTTTTGCGACAAATCGATTGTCCAACGGTGCCGAGAAGATCCATTATTGCAGCCGCCGGTAACGTGTTGCAATATTGCGGTAAAATCTATGGAGATCGTGTAGAATTCGTGCACCAAAAAGTGGAGAATCAGATTGAGGCACTAATTTATGCAGATCCCAAAAAGGTGGAGAATGGCAACAATAACGG cAATGTTGGCGAGTCTAAGAAACCCGATGAAACGCGTAAGCGCCGTACAAAGAAATTGGCGCAGAAGGACTTCGATCCATTCAGTTTTCAAATGGAACCGAAAAAGTTCAAAACCCTTTCCGAGGAGAAGCACTTTAGTCGCACCGGGTTTGAGACgaataaaaatcgaaatcgtACCATTGAACACATGTATCATGATCATACTCCGAGCAGGCTGTGGGAACATGAACCTATAATAGACCCAGATAATCCCTATGAAAGGGATgataaaaagaattataaGTTATTTACCTACCATCCAGAGCCTagatataatacccttttaccagATATTCCATTCGAACGCCTCAATTTGATTAAGGAATATGTGAATATGAATCAGATGGATGTGTCGGATACTTTACATGAGAATCTCTCAAACAAAGAGTACCTGGATGAGTATATCGCATTGGAAAATCAAATGCTTGCTTCGCGTTATGGTGAAACAACTGGACGAAAAGCTACCATGGATGACGTATTTAATAAGCCTTCCAAGCGATTGCACGAAAATGCAGAGTTGTCGTTAGTTTTGGAAGACATCGAAGAGCCGTCGCATAAACGAAGACACACCGAGGATGCTGATGAGAAGCTGAAGGATAAAATGG AAGATACATTGCTAGTGGATACGTTGAATGCCTTATCATTGGTCGGACCACCTGAAACGACCACCATTGATGAAAGTCCAATCGAAGAGCAGTCCGTCCTTAATAATACTCTGGAATCCTGTGGATTGCTCGTCTTGGAAGAGTCGTCGCAACTCCCGAAAGATTTATCCGAATTAAATCTGACTGAACCTGACAAGAAAGAACCTGATAGCATCGATTTCCTGCAGATTGATTCGGGTATTGGCATGGAGGATGTGAGCGATTTTCCATCAGCAG AATGTTGTGCAGCTCAATCTTTTGATGACGAGGGTGTTGTTCTTACAGATAACATTGATGAGCAGCGTCTGCAATCGCTATCGCCCAAGGTTATGGTACATGACATCTTGCCGGGTGTGCCCGATAAAGCCAACCTAAGCGTACGCGTCGATGCTGAAATGCTCGCCCTCAGTGGTATCAATGAACAGCTTGAGGAAATTGTCGATGTGCCGCGCGATGTTCGCTATCCCATTGTGAACAACATCTTTGGGCTGCCAGTGAATAGACTCAGACGAGAATGCATATTTAAGCTAGGCAAAGAATACGATCTGTTCAAGAAAGCG cgtTTGCCAAGTAAGCGAGTTGGTGAGCCGAGAAAACCTGCAGCAACTAGAGAGTTTAACAACTCCCCTACAGCGGATTTAACATCTAACGATGATAGTCCCTTAGATTGGCCCTTGGATCGAATGGAATTTGATAAGGACCAGA ACTTTAAAGGGTTCAGACGACCAACGTATGACTCTGGTATCGATCACGAAGAGCTAAGACCAGAGTCAACTCATATTGCATCGGATGCAAATAGTATTGTTGATGTGGAAACTGAAGATCAGCCGGATTTGACACCGCTAGATGTTGAGCAGCTCACGGAAGAGATTCAACAAGTCAGAGTAGCGCAAGAGCTTCTAGAAGATGACAAACCACAGCCTGAGATGTTAGAAGGAATAATAGCATTAGACAAAACAGTGGAAGAAAATAAGTCGATTGATGTTTTGCCAGAAATCGGAGAGAACAAGACAATAGTTCTTTTAGAGGATAATAAATGCGACATGTCAGCAACAGCCATGGATATTGACGAATGCGAACCAGGCATGGATACATTAGATGAGGATCTAAGCGATGAAAGCATAGACCTTAACAAAGAATCAACCAGCATAGATGCGTTTTCCGAAGCTAAG ATTAACGACTGGCATCGGCGAATAGCGCCCACATTGGAAGCGGCGCATGAACGACAAAACTTTAGTATTCAGGATGTGGGCGATGAGGTTATCAGAAAGTGTCAGGAGCAGGAGGGAGAAGCTACACTGGCCGATGTGATGGCCGATAAAGATGACACGGAACTATGTCGCTATTTGCTATCATCACTATTACTA ACAAACCAGGGAAATGTCGCGCTCAAAATTGACAAGCGGGACAAAAATGAGCCAATTGACGCAAAGGATTTTAAAATGCTATTGCTTAGTACTGAGAGGAGACAACTCAATCCAGAGGATGATATTGGAAACGTGCGCAGCAGTAATGCAAGGACTACACCGACGgtgccagcaacaacatcttCTCCAATCGTTAAATCGAAGCGAGGCCGATGCAATGACGACGGGCAAAACGTAAATGTAAAGACAGTGCGACTTATAAAACCTATACCCAAGGCGCACATGCGTCCAGAAGATGCTGACTCTGGCATATCATCTTTGCCAACATCAGCATCATATACCAATGACACGTAG
- the LOC117576702 gene encoding uncharacterized protein LOC117576702 isoform X7 — protein sequence MDSDIEEDYDSVKRKLLEIANNRPGTNVARAISTYNETPSVSSLIMVLEEISKNTDFSTDLRLSVSYYMDEFLRQIDCPTVPRRSIIAAAGNVLQYCGKIYGDRVEFVHQKVENQIEALIYADPKKVENGNNNGNVGESKKPDETRKRRTKKLAQKDFDPFSFQMEPKKFKTLSEEKHFSRTGFETNKNRNRTIEHMYHDHTPSRLWEHEPIIDPDNPYERDDKKNYKLFTYHPEPRYNTLLPDIPFERLNLIKEYVNMNQMDVSDTLHENLSNKEYLDEYIALENQMLASRYGETTGRKATMDDVFNKPSKRLHENAELSLVLEDIEEPSHKRRHTEDADEKLKDKMEDTLLVDTLNALSLVGPPETTTIDESPIEEQSVLNNTLESCGLLVLEESSQLPKDLSELNLTEPDKKEPDSIDFLQIDSGIGMEDVSDFPSAECCAAQSFDDEGVVLTDNIDEQRLQSLSPKVMVHDILPGVPDKANLSVRVDAEMLALSGINEQLEEIVDVPRDVRYPIVNNIFGLPVNRLRRECIFKLGKEYDLFKKARLPSKRVGEPRKPAATREFNNSPTADLTSNDDSPLDWPLDRMEFDKDQNFKGFRRPTYDSGIDHEELRPESTHIASDANSIVDVETEDQPDLTPLDVEQLTEEIQQVRVAQELLEDDKPQPEMLEGIIALDKTVEENKSIDVLPEIGENKTIVLLEDNKCDMSATAMDIDECEPGMDTLDEDLSDESIDLNKESTSIDAFSEAKINDWHRRIAPTLEAAHERQNFSIQDVGDEVIRKCQEQEGEATLADVMADKDDTELCRYLLSSLLLTNQGNVALKIDKRDKNEPIDAKDFKMLLLSTERRQLNPEDDIGNVRSSNARTTPTVPATTSSPIVKSKRGRCNDDGQNVNVKTVRLIKPIPKAHMRPEDADSGISSLPTSASYTNDT from the exons atggacTCGGACATTGAAGAag aCTATGACAGTGTGAAGCGAAAACTGCTGGAAATTGCGAATAATAGGCCGGGCACCAATGTGGCCAGAGCGATTTCCACGTACAATGAAACTCCGAGTGTATCCTCGCTGATCATGGTGTTGgaagaaatatcaaaaaatacgGATTTCTCCACCGATTTGCGTCTCTCCGTCAGCTAC tatATGGATGAGTTTTTGCGACAAATCGATTGTCCAACGGTGCCGAGAAGATCCATTATTGCAGCCGCCGGTAACGTGTTGCAATATTGCGGTAAAATCTATGGAGATCGTGTAGAATTCGTGCACCAAAAAGTGGAGAATCAGATTGAGGCACTAATTTATGCAGATCCCAAAAAGGTGGAGAATGGCAACAATAACGG cAATGTTGGCGAGTCTAAGAAACCCGATGAAACGCGTAAGCGCCGTACAAAGAAATTGGCGCAGAAGGACTTCGATCCATTCAGTTTTCAAATGGAACCGAAAAAGTTCAAAACCCTTTCCGAGGAGAAGCACTTTAGTCGCACCGGGTTTGAGACgaataaaaatcgaaatcgtACCATTGAACACATGTATCATGATCATACTCCGAGCAGGCTGTGGGAACATGAACCTATAATAGACCCAGATAATCCCTATGAAAGGGATgataaaaagaattataaGTTATTTACCTACCATCCAGAGCCTagatataatacccttttaccagATATTCCATTCGAACGCCTCAATTTGATTAAGGAATATGTGAATATGAATCAGATGGATGTGTCGGATACTTTACATGAGAATCTCTCAAACAAAGAGTACCTGGATGAGTATATCGCATTGGAAAATCAAATGCTTGCTTCGCGTTATGGTGAAACAACTGGACGAAAAGCTACCATGGATGACGTATTTAATAAGCCTTCCAAGCGATTGCACGAAAATGCAGAGTTGTCGTTAGTTTTGGAAGACATCGAAGAGCCGTCGCATAAACGAAGACACACCGAGGATGCTGATGAGAAGCTGAAGGATAAAATGG AAGATACATTGCTAGTGGATACGTTGAATGCCTTATCATTGGTCGGACCACCTGAAACGACCACCATTGATGAAAGTCCAATCGAAGAGCAGTCCGTCCTTAATAATACTCTGGAATCCTGTGGATTGCTCGTCTTGGAAGAGTCGTCGCAACTCCCGAAAGATTTATCCGAATTAAATCTGACTGAACCTGACAAGAAAGAACCTGATAGCATCGATTTCCTGCAGATTGATTCGGGTATTGGCATGGAGGATGTGAGCGATTTTCCATCAGCAG AATGTTGTGCAGCTCAATCTTTTGATGACGAGGGTGTTGTTCTTACAGATAACATTGATGAGCAGCGTCTGCAATCGCTATCGCCCAAGGTTATGGTACATGACATCTTGCCGGGTGTGCCCGATAAAGCCAACCTAAGCGTACGCGTCGATGCTGAAATGCTCGCCCTCAGTGGTATCAATGAACAGCTTGAGGAAATTGTCGATGTGCCGCGCGATGTTCGCTATCCCATTGTGAACAACATCTTTGGGCTGCCAGTGAATAGACTCAGACGAGAATGCATATTTAAGCTAGGCAAAGAATACGATCTGTTCAAGAAAGCG cgtTTGCCAAGTAAGCGAGTTGGTGAGCCGAGAAAACCTGCAGCAACTAGAGAGTTTAACAACTCCCCTACAGCGGATTTAACATCTAACGATGATAGTCCCTTAGATTGGCCCTTGGATCGAATGGAATTTGATAAGGACCAGA ACTTTAAAGGGTTCAGACGACCAACGTATGACTCTGGTATCGATCACGAAGAGCTAAGACCAGAGTCAACTCATATTGCATCGGATGCAAATAGTATTGTTGATGTGGAAACTGAAGATCAGCCGGATTTGACACCGCTAGATGTTGAGCAGCTCACGGAAGAGATTCAACAAGTCAGAGTAGCGCAAGAGCTTCTAGAAGATGACAAACCACAGCCTGAGATGTTAGAAGGAATAATAGCATTAGACAAAACAGTGGAAGAAAATAAGTCGATTGATGTTTTGCCAGAAATCGGAGAGAACAAGACAATAGTTCTTTTAGAGGATAATAAATGCGACATGTCAGCAACAGCCATGGATATTGACGAATGCGAACCAGGCATGGATACATTAGATGAGGATCTAAGCGATGAAAGCATAGACCTTAACAAAGAATCAACCAGCATAGATGCGTTTTCCGAAGCTAAG ATTAACGACTGGCATCGGCGAATAGCGCCCACATTGGAAGCGGCGCATGAACGACAAAACTTTAGTATTCAGGATGTGGGCGATGAGGTTATCAGAAAGTGTCAGGAGCAGGAGGGAGAAGCTACACTGGCCGATGTGATGGCCGATAAAGATGACACGGAACTATGTCGCTATTTGCTATCATCACTATTACTA ACAAACCAGGGAAATGTCGCGCTCAAAATTGACAAGCGGGACAAAAATGAGCCAATTGACGCAAAGGATTTTAAAATGCTATTGCTTAGTACTGAGAGGAGACAACTCAATCCAGAGGATGATATTGGAAACGTGCGCAGCAGTAATGCAAGGACTACACCGACGgtgccagcaacaacatcttCTCCAATCGTTAAATCGAAGCGAGGCCGATGCAATGACGACGGGCAAAACGTAAATGTAAAGACAGTGCGACTTATAAAACCTATACCCAAGGCGCACATGCGTCCAGAAGATGCTGACTCTGGCATATCATCTTTGCCAACATCAGCATCATATACCAATGACACGTAG